Proteins encoded in a region of the Halosimplex halophilum genome:
- a CDS encoding DoxX family protein, translated as MTASTISPDTRNTFESTIGGYTVGGRAHSLSAWFVLSLRLMMGYAFLYSGATKVLAGGFDSGGYLSNVAATNGNPLAGLFAWMGSTPWFVEFANVAVPWGEVLIGLGLLVGALVRLAAFFGALMMLMFYFGNWDMAHGFINGDFAYMLVFLAVAAFGAGRILGLDAYIENYDVGGETLVERYPRLEYVLG; from the coding sequence ATGACAGCCTCAACTATCTCCCCCGACACTCGCAACACCTTCGAGAGCACAATCGGCGGCTACACGGTCGGCGGCCGCGCCCACAGCCTGTCGGCGTGGTTCGTCCTCTCGCTCAGACTCATGATGGGCTACGCGTTCCTGTACTCAGGGGCGACGAAGGTCCTCGCGGGCGGCTTCGACTCCGGCGGCTACCTGTCGAACGTCGCCGCGACCAACGGGAACCCGCTGGCCGGGCTGTTCGCGTGGATGGGGTCGACGCCCTGGTTCGTCGAGTTCGCCAACGTCGCCGTCCCGTGGGGCGAGGTCCTCATCGGGCTCGGCCTGCTCGTCGGCGCGCTGGTCCGCCTTGCGGCGTTCTTCGGCGCCCTGATGATGCTCATGTTCTACTTCGGCAACTGGGACATGGCACACGGGTTCATCAACGGCGACTTCGCCTACATGCTCGTGTTCCTCGCCGTCGCCGCCTTCGGCGCCGGACGGATCCTCGGGCTGGACGCCTACATCGAGAACTACGACGTGGGCGGCGAGACGCTCGTCGAGCGCTACCCCCGTCTCGAGTACGTTCTCGGCTGA
- a CDS encoding outer membrane protein assembly factor BamB family protein, which yields MQSRRTLLRSLGVTAAGLTAGCGRLRRFAGEPSELARNEVSSETGGGGSVPMHQRTAGHTGYVSGTASDESGADRWVSTVDPPDISSAVVLSEDSAFVPSGDGVYALDRSDGSYRWDRRPDATFPTGPVVSDGTVVVGELFEGTVEDEVGAVAYDAADGTELWETTDVSGGWSRPTVRDGTVYLSGGPVDPGVTAVDLADGSVEWEARLDAETGRVAVDDRGVYVVQETGVRKLDHEGSSLWHRPTTGEPRGPPTVANGTVYAQTGPATFAALDAATGEPRWETTAPAETEFSAVVADGTVYCSGVDLVARRAADGRERWRRSSTEAGASVETATDGYGDRGFGELAVTDDAVYVGHGDGLLAVAPSDGSPRWRHPFRDRVKGGDMVFGGSPGAPAVAGDTVFTFTSGGDCYAVAR from the coding sequence GTGCAGAGTCGACGGACGCTGTTGCGTTCGCTCGGGGTCACAGCCGCCGGGCTCACCGCCGGCTGCGGACGACTCCGCCGGTTCGCCGGCGAGCCGTCGGAACTGGCGCGAAACGAGGTCAGTTCCGAGACCGGCGGCGGCGGATCCGTCCCGATGCACCAGCGGACGGCCGGCCACACCGGCTACGTCTCGGGGACTGCGTCCGACGAGTCCGGCGCGGACCGCTGGGTGAGTACCGTCGACCCGCCGGACATCAGCTCCGCGGTCGTGCTCTCGGAGGATTCGGCGTTCGTCCCGAGCGGGGACGGCGTCTACGCGCTCGACCGGAGCGACGGGAGCTATCGGTGGGACCGTCGCCCGGACGCCACCTTTCCGACGGGCCCGGTCGTGAGCGACGGTACCGTCGTCGTCGGTGAGCTGTTCGAGGGGACGGTCGAAGACGAGGTCGGCGCGGTCGCCTACGACGCCGCCGACGGGACGGAGCTGTGGGAGACGACCGACGTGTCGGGGGGATGGAGCCGCCCGACGGTTCGCGACGGGACCGTCTACCTCTCGGGCGGCCCCGTCGACCCGGGCGTCACGGCCGTCGACCTCGCCGATGGGAGCGTCGAGTGGGAGGCCCGCCTCGACGCGGAGACCGGGCGGGTCGCCGTCGACGACAGGGGCGTCTACGTCGTGCAGGAGACGGGCGTTCGAAAACTCGACCACGAGGGGTCGAGCCTGTGGCACCGGCCGACGACGGGGGAACCGCGCGGACCGCCCACCGTCGCGAACGGGACGGTGTACGCCCAGACCGGGCCGGCGACGTTCGCCGCGCTGGACGCGGCGACCGGCGAACCCAGGTGGGAGACCACCGCGCCGGCGGAGACCGAGTTCTCGGCGGTGGTCGCCGACGGGACCGTCTACTGCTCGGGGGTCGACCTCGTCGCGCGCCGGGCGGCCGACGGGCGCGAGCGCTGGCGCCGTTCGTCCACCGAAGCGGGCGCGAGCGTCGAGACTGCCACGGACGGCTACGGCGACCGCGGTTTCGGGGAACTCGCAGTGACCGACGACGCGGTCTACGTCGGTCACGGCGACGGACTGCTCGCCGTCGCCCCCTCCGACGGGTCGCCGCGGTGGCGACACCCGTTCCGCGACCGGGTGAAGGGCGGCGACATGGTCTTCGGTGGCTCTCCCGGTGCACCCGCGGTGGCAGGCGACACCGTCTTCACGTTCACGAGCGGCGGCGACTGCTACGCGGTCGCCCGGTAG
- a CDS encoding outer membrane protein assembly factor BamB family protein yields MPTRRRTLALAAGLASLTGCLGDGDAGSGTDPPTDGSPTTGADDTISTGTDGAAPTPSPSATPTPGPDGTPTVAGTDEPRKTADPATPSPPATVTRVSGDLPGWTAARWVDTEYADVLGLDGGGDRLYATLGTDGGGRSAVAALSPGRAEFDWVQSFAGEAEAGSHHEPTDATDTWGVTVGDGTVYSVHGRGDAYEWTALHALDAGTGTERWSFKRERRLGVAGFLDGAVVVRATEFFEPEHTHDTPEEPLETTVYAVDTGSGDSRWSASLAGATAFAVGSDAVYAASGRTLSAYGPGGDRRWRRELAAPVRLATVLGDTVVCSVGESDDGSSLVGLSTGGETLWTRPLSARWFVPTDDRVYVGNESVAAVAADGTVAWRERAYAHDPLLSADGKRLYTRTNARMNAVDAYDRPGGDRPFRFVTPSNNGWPAAATAETLVAEAITPEKAEFTSLFAVDAATGEPRAVYRPDASVFTVTGFGGTVYAGFGDGRLGVFEPAE; encoded by the coding sequence ATGCCCACTCGACGCCGGACGCTCGCGCTCGCCGCCGGCCTCGCCTCACTGACCGGCTGTCTCGGCGACGGCGACGCCGGGAGCGGGACCGATCCCCCGACGGACGGCTCCCCCACGACCGGGGCGGACGACACGATATCGACGGGAACGGACGGCGCCGCCCCGACGCCGTCGCCGTCGGCGACGCCTACCCCGGGGCCCGACGGGACGCCCACCGTCGCGGGGACCGACGAACCCCGGAAGACGGCCGACCCCGCCACGCCGTCGCCGCCCGCGACCGTCACCCGCGTCTCGGGCGACCTCCCCGGGTGGACCGCCGCCCGCTGGGTCGACACCGAATACGCGGACGTGCTCGGGCTCGACGGGGGCGGAGACCGTCTCTACGCCACGCTGGGCACCGACGGCGGCGGCCGCTCGGCTGTCGCCGCGCTGTCGCCCGGTCGGGCGGAGTTCGACTGGGTGCAGTCGTTCGCGGGCGAGGCCGAGGCGGGCTCACACCACGAACCGACCGACGCGACAGACACCTGGGGCGTGACCGTCGGCGACGGGACCGTCTACAGCGTCCACGGCCGCGGCGACGCCTACGAGTGGACGGCGCTGCACGCCCTCGACGCGGGGACGGGAACCGAACGCTGGTCGTTCAAGCGCGAGCGGCGCCTCGGCGTCGCCGGCTTCCTCGACGGCGCCGTCGTCGTCCGCGCCACGGAGTTCTTCGAGCCCGAGCACACCCACGACACGCCCGAAGAGCCGCTGGAGACGACGGTCTACGCCGTCGACACCGGTAGCGGCGACTCGCGGTGGTCGGCGTCGCTCGCGGGCGCGACTGCCTTCGCGGTCGGGAGCGACGCGGTGTACGCCGCCAGCGGCCGGACGCTGTCGGCGTACGGACCGGGCGGCGACCGGCGGTGGCGCCGCGAACTCGCCGCCCCCGTCCGGCTGGCCACCGTCCTCGGCGACACCGTCGTCTGTTCGGTCGGCGAGAGCGACGACGGTTCCTCGCTGGTCGGCCTCTCGACCGGCGGCGAGACGCTGTGGACGCGCCCGCTGTCGGCGCGGTGGTTCGTCCCGACCGACGACCGGGTGTACGTCGGGAACGAGTCGGTGGCCGCCGTCGCCGCCGACGGGACCGTCGCCTGGCGCGAGCGGGCCTACGCCCACGACCCGCTGCTCTCCGCGGACGGGAAGCGGCTGTACACCCGGACCAACGCGCGGATGAACGCCGTCGACGCCTACGACCGCCCCGGCGGCGACCGGCCGTTCCGGTTCGTCACCCCCTCGAACAACGGCTGGCCGGCCGCCGCCACGGCGGAGACGCTCGTCGCCGAGGCGATAACCCCCGAGAAGGCGGAGTTCACCAGCCTCTTCGCCGTCGACGCGGCGACCGGCGAGCCGCGGGCCGTCTACCGGCCGGACGCCTCGGTGTTCACCGTCACGGGGTTCGGCGGGACGGTCTACGCCGGGTTCGGGGACGGACGGCTCGGCGTCTTCGAGCCCGCCGAGTGA
- a CDS encoding tubulin/FtsZ family protein, translating to MKLALIGFGQAGGKIADEFVAYERRTGLDIFTAPVAVNTAKTDLHGLEHVPTDNRVLIGQARVKGHGVGADNELGAEIAEQDIDEVQAALDEIPVHEVDAFLIVAGLGGGTGSGGAPVLAKHLKRIYTEPVFGLGVLPAADEGGIYTLNAARSFQTFVRESDNVLVFDNDAWRRTGESMAGGYEEINREIVRRFGMLFGAGETEGNDRVAESVVDSSEIINTLAGGGVSTVGYAAESVRDDDGGLRSRIRRDDDEAFDETNTTNRITSLVRKAALGRLTLPCDLSGTERSLLVVGGPPDQLNRKGIERGRSWLEEETGSMEVRGGDYPLPDSGTVASAVLFSGVHKVPRVKELQQVAIEARENIDRLRAEREDNLDRLLNEGAEEISPLY from the coding sequence ATGAAACTCGCACTCATCGGGTTCGGACAGGCGGGCGGGAAGATCGCCGACGAGTTCGTCGCCTACGAGCGGCGGACGGGACTCGACATCTTCACCGCCCCCGTCGCGGTCAACACCGCGAAGACGGACCTGCACGGACTGGAGCACGTTCCGACAGACAACCGCGTCCTCATCGGCCAGGCCCGCGTGAAGGGCCACGGCGTCGGCGCCGACAACGAACTCGGCGCCGAGATCGCCGAACAGGACATCGACGAGGTGCAGGCCGCCCTCGACGAGATCCCCGTCCACGAGGTCGACGCGTTCCTGATCGTCGCCGGCCTCGGCGGCGGGACCGGATCGGGCGGCGCGCCGGTGCTCGCCAAGCACCTCAAGCGCATCTACACGGAGCCGGTCTTCGGCCTGGGGGTCCTCCCCGCGGCCGACGAGGGCGGCATCTACACGCTCAACGCCGCCCGCTCGTTCCAGACGTTCGTCCGCGAGTCGGACAACGTCCTCGTGTTCGACAACGACGCCTGGCGCCGGACCGGCGAGTCGATGGCCGGCGGCTACGAGGAGATCAACCGCGAGATCGTCCGCCGGTTCGGGATGCTGTTCGGCGCCGGCGAGACCGAGGGCAACGACAGGGTCGCCGAGAGCGTCGTCGACTCCTCGGAGATCATCAATACGCTCGCCGGCGGCGGGGTCTCCACCGTCGGCTACGCCGCCGAATCGGTCCGGGACGACGACGGCGGCCTCCGCTCGCGGATCCGCCGGGACGACGACGAGGCGTTCGACGAGACGAACACGACCAACCGCATCACCTCGCTCGTCCGGAAGGCCGCGCTCGGCAGGCTCACGCTCCCCTGCGACCTCTCGGGGACCGAGCGCTCGCTGCTCGTCGTCGGCGGACCGCCCGACCAGCTCAATCGGAAGGGCATCGAGCGCGGCCGCTCCTGGCTTGAGGAGGAGACCGGGAGCATGGAGGTCCGGGGCGGCGACTACCCGCTCCCCGACTCCGGGACCGTCGCGAGCGCCGTCCTCTTCTCCGGCGTCCACAAGGTCCCCCGCGTGAAGGAACTCCAGCAGGTCGCCATCGAGGCCCGGGAGAACATCGACCGCCTGCGGGCCGAGCGCGAGGACAACCTCGACCGCCTCCTCAACGAGGGCGCCGAGGAGATCTCGCCCCTCTACTGA
- a CDS encoding GNAT family N-acetyltransferase encodes MTDADGTCTYWAPTECEGSAHCPPRCPRFVDRTGEAWVVRPATGEDREALVAMYDDFAPGEQAQGLPPRHRPRLEDWVDDCLSEGCNFVVAGDDRLVGHALYTPTDAAEPEFAVFVHQDYQDRGLGTEVSKHVVAAAAVADRDALALVVEPDNRAARHVYDELGFETESEPSVAGGRLGAVRMRRPLDAESTAPFCHPPVVRNGSAEPGSGADATARSGPGPAASD; translated from the coding sequence ATGACCGACGCCGACGGGACGTGCACGTACTGGGCGCCGACGGAGTGCGAGGGGTCGGCGCACTGCCCGCCGCGCTGTCCGCGGTTCGTCGACCGGACGGGCGAGGCGTGGGTGGTCCGCCCCGCGACGGGCGAGGACCGGGAAGCGCTCGTCGCGATGTACGACGACTTCGCGCCGGGGGAACAGGCCCAGGGGCTGCCGCCCCGTCACCGCCCGCGGCTCGAAGACTGGGTCGACGACTGCCTCTCGGAGGGGTGTAACTTCGTCGTCGCGGGCGACGACCGACTGGTCGGCCACGCGCTGTACACGCCGACCGACGCGGCCGAACCGGAGTTCGCCGTCTTCGTCCACCAGGACTACCAGGACCGCGGGCTCGGCACGGAGGTGAGCAAACACGTCGTCGCGGCGGCGGCCGTCGCCGACCGCGACGCGCTCGCGCTCGTCGTCGAACCCGACAACCGCGCCGCCCGGCACGTCTACGACGAACTGGGCTTCGAAACCGAGTCCGAACCATCGGTCGCCGGCGGGAGGCTGGGGGCCGTCCGGATGCGCCGACCGCTCGACGCCGAATCGACGGCCCCGTTCTGTCATCCGCCGGTCGTCCGGAACGGGTCTGCCGAGCCCGGAAGCGGAGCCGACGCGACCGCGAGGTCCGGCCCCGGCCCGGCGGCGTCCGACTGA